One window of the Bradyrhizobium sp. NP1 genome contains the following:
- a CDS encoding lyase family protein: protein MSEARNGARSWLPCGSAAGYDPAKEQETEGRPALSYIQRIGIAIGIAKGTTKGITMGVTLAIAGVTLVIAQANATSAAPRDRFFWLSEINKASAVMLVERGIVPKPLGAKFFEAITRVEATGDRPGAARSGDYLKVEQDLMAVGGPDISRLHSGRSRQDIGSTTQRLITRDDFLAAFGTLNGMREAVLALAAQAPDAIMPAYTWGVQAQPITLGHYASAYMNALDRQAARMREAWGRLNRSPLGAAALATSSFPVDRPRLADLLGFDAPVENSLDANQISPIDGGAEIAGLATSAALTLGALIADVTAQYAQTEPWIVLSEGNETGVSSIMPQKRNPSGLVRLRGEASTLIGEATTFVVIAHNVEPRMSDYKDFGNPKEYPDTILRDMAALFAHADALIRNLRFRPERALEEVNGDYSTTTELADTLQRDADVPFRIGHHFASELVNYGRGHHLHASQIPYAEAQRIYAEIAAGAKLDPKLPLSEDAFRRALTAENMVAASKGLGGPQPAEVARMLKAAGERLAADRAWLDATLAKLADATQKLDQAFARLRE, encoded by the coding sequence ATGAGCGAGGCGCGCAATGGAGCGCGCTCATGGCTGCCCTGCGGGTCGGCGGCAGGCTATGATCCGGCCAAGGAACAAGAAACTGAAGGGAGACCTGCCTTGTCGTACATCCAGCGCATCGGGATCGCCATCGGGATCGCCAAGGGGACCACCAAGGGGATCACCATGGGCGTTACGCTCGCGATCGCCGGCGTCACGCTTGTGATCGCCCAGGCGAACGCCACGTCAGCCGCGCCCCGCGACCGCTTCTTCTGGCTGTCGGAAATCAACAAGGCCTCCGCCGTGATGCTGGTGGAGCGGGGAATCGTTCCAAAACCGCTCGGCGCGAAGTTCTTCGAGGCCATCACCCGCGTCGAGGCGACAGGCGACCGGCCAGGCGCCGCGCGTTCCGGCGACTATCTCAAGGTGGAGCAGGACCTGATGGCGGTGGGCGGCCCCGATATCAGCCGCCTGCATTCGGGGCGAAGCCGGCAGGATATCGGCTCGACCACGCAGCGGCTGATCACGCGCGACGATTTCCTCGCCGCGTTCGGGACATTGAACGGAATGCGGGAGGCAGTCCTGGCGCTGGCCGCGCAGGCACCGGACGCGATCATGCCGGCCTATACCTGGGGCGTGCAGGCGCAGCCGATCACGCTCGGGCACTATGCATCGGCCTACATGAATGCGCTGGACCGGCAGGCGGCGCGGATGCGCGAAGCCTGGGGGCGCCTCAACCGGTCGCCGCTCGGCGCGGCGGCGCTCGCGACCTCGAGTTTCCCGGTCGATCGTCCGCGGCTTGCGGACCTCCTCGGCTTCGATGCGCCGGTGGAAAATTCACTCGATGCCAATCAGATCTCCCCCATCGACGGCGGCGCTGAGATCGCAGGACTTGCAACGTCCGCCGCGCTGACGCTCGGTGCCCTGATCGCCGACGTCACCGCGCAATACGCCCAGACCGAGCCATGGATCGTTCTCAGCGAGGGCAACGAGACCGGCGTCTCCAGCATCATGCCGCAGAAGCGCAATCCGAGCGGGCTGGTGCGGCTGCGCGGGGAGGCTTCCACGCTGATCGGGGAGGCCACGACCTTCGTAGTGATCGCGCACAATGTCGAGCCGCGCATGAGCGACTACAAGGATTTTGGCAATCCGAAGGAATATCCCGACACGATCCTGCGCGACATGGCCGCGCTCTTCGCGCATGCCGACGCCCTCATCCGCAACCTTCGCTTTCGGCCCGAACGCGCGCTGGAGGAGGTCAATGGCGATTATTCGACCACGACCGAGCTCGCCGATACGCTGCAGCGCGACGCCGACGTGCCGTTCCGCATCGGACACCATTTCGCATCCGAGCTCGTCAATTACGGCCGAGGACATCATCTGCATGCAAGCCAGATTCCTTACGCCGAGGCGCAGCGCATCTACGCCGAAATCGCAGCGGGCGCGAAGCTTGATCCGAAACTGCCGCTGAGCGAGGACGCGTTCCGCCGCGCGCTGACGGCGGAGAACATGGTCGCCGCCAGCAAGGGGCTGGGCGGACCGCAGCCGGCGGAGGTGGCGCGGATGCTCAAGGCAGCCGGCGAGCGGCTGGCGGCCGACCGCGCCTGGCTCGATGCGACGCTGGCAAAACTCGCGGACGCCACGCAAAAGCTCGACCAGGCGTTTGCGCGGCTGCGCGAGTGA
- a CDS encoding thiamine pyrophosphate-dependent enzyme yields MKNRITGRSAFLALLKDEGITHLFGNPGTTELPIMHALKDHPDLTYVMAMQESLVVAIADGYSRASGRLVACNVHVAPGLGNAMGSLYNASFTGTPMILTAGQQEQGHGLMEPVLYGPLLQMAEPLVKWAVEVTRLEDLPRIVRRAAKVATTPPTGPVFISLPGDILNSEAGIDLGRSTRVDTRVRPSDEALQALAQRILKARAPVIITGDEIVKSDALKEAAAFAEALGAPAYQCSTPYGAHFLSESPCFMGALSRLQKQVRELLSPHDLLIVLGADPLRMSVYSEVDPLPEGLSIAQVGLAEWDIAKNYAAEIALKADVRETLKALVPALKAAGGAALEARAKQNLAELAPKNWSAKRKALVEQILKAKDKAPIDPDFLALQVVEAMPDDAILVDEGLTSSRHMIALRPHRERYGYHGLASGGIGWGLPASVGVSLANHGRPVVCYTGDGSAMYSIQALWTAAHHKLPLNVVIVNNGGYRIIKQRLLSFHGDDNYVGMDFVDPPVDYSGLARSLGLEAIRITAPGELKAKLSDAFSRPGAKLIEIVVDGTV; encoded by the coding sequence ATGAAGAACCGCATCACCGGGCGATCGGCGTTCCTGGCGCTGCTCAAGGACGAGGGCATCACGCATCTGTTCGGCAATCCCGGCACCACCGAACTGCCGATCATGCACGCGCTGAAGGACCACCCCGACCTCACCTATGTGATGGCGATGCAGGAAAGCCTGGTGGTGGCGATCGCCGATGGCTACAGCCGCGCCTCGGGCCGGCTGGTCGCCTGCAACGTCCATGTCGCGCCCGGCCTCGGCAACGCCATGGGCTCGCTCTACAACGCCAGCTTCACGGGCACGCCGATGATCCTCACCGCCGGCCAGCAGGAGCAGGGCCACGGCCTGATGGAGCCGGTGCTCTATGGCCCGCTGTTGCAGATGGCCGAGCCGCTGGTGAAATGGGCGGTCGAGGTGACGCGGCTGGAGGATCTGCCGCGCATCGTGCGCCGCGCCGCCAAGGTCGCGACCACGCCGCCGACGGGACCGGTGTTCATCTCGCTGCCGGGCGATATCCTCAATTCGGAAGCCGGCATCGATCTCGGCCGTTCCACCCGCGTCGACACGCGGGTGCGGCCGTCGGACGAAGCCTTGCAGGCGCTCGCCCAGCGCATCCTGAAAGCGCGGGCGCCGGTCATCATCACCGGTGACGAAATCGTCAAGAGCGACGCGCTCAAGGAGGCGGCCGCCTTCGCCGAAGCGCTCGGCGCGCCGGCCTATCAATGCTCGACGCCCTATGGCGCCCACTTCCTCTCCGAGAGCCCGTGCTTCATGGGCGCGCTGTCGCGCCTGCAGAAGCAGGTGCGCGAGCTGCTCTCGCCGCACGACCTCCTGATCGTGCTCGGCGCCGATCCCTTGCGCATGTCGGTCTACAGCGAGGTCGATCCGTTGCCCGAGGGGCTCTCGATCGCGCAGGTCGGTCTCGCCGAATGGGACATCGCCAAGAACTATGCAGCCGAGATCGCGCTGAAGGCCGACGTCAGGGAGACGCTGAAGGCGCTCGTGCCCGCGCTCAAGGCCGCCGGTGGCGCCGCGCTCGAGGCGCGCGCGAAGCAAAACCTCGCCGAGTTGGCGCCGAAGAACTGGAGCGCGAAGCGCAAGGCGCTGGTCGAGCAGATTCTCAAGGCAAAGGACAAGGCGCCGATCGATCCGGATTTCCTGGCGCTGCAGGTGGTCGAGGCGATGCCCGACGACGCCATCCTGGTCGACGAGGGGCTGACCTCGTCGCGGCACATGATCGCGCTTCGCCCGCATCGCGAGCGCTACGGCTATCACGGGCTCGCCTCGGGCGGCATCGGCTGGGGACTGCCGGCGTCCGTCGGTGTCAGCCTCGCCAACCACGGCCGGCCGGTCGTGTGCTACACCGGCGACGGCAGCGCGATGTATTCGATCCAGGCGCTGTGGACCGCGGCGCACCACAAGCTGCCGCTCAACGTCGTGATCGTCAACAACGGCGGCTACCGCATCATCAAGCAGCGGCTGCTCTCCTTCCATGGCGACGACAACTACGTCGGCATGGATTTTGTCGATCCGCCGGTCGACTATTCCGGCCTCGCGAGATCGCTCGGGCTCGAGGCGATCCGCATCACGGCGCCCGGAGAGCTGAAGGCGAAACTGTCCGATGCGTTCAGTCGTCCCGGCGCCAAGCTGATCGAGATTGTGGTGGACGGAACGGTTTAG
- a CDS encoding septal ring lytic transglycosylase RlpA family protein, which yields MMLFRSSAAICGALVALGVSVTVARSEIDTVHSSAVVNEASGDAIVGAASMYNPFRPGCREGGPNTASGERYDPSVWAAAIKTNLRQKFGGVQYGARPKYALVEAVGKKVIVKINDVGPLVPGRIIDLNERTMRYFDPTLQLGVIYRVSVKPLFGDYWVPGPVG from the coding sequence ATGATGCTGTTTCGCTCGAGCGCCGCAATTTGCGGCGCCCTAGTTGCGCTTGGCGTTTCCGTTACCGTTGCTCGAAGTGAAATCGATACAGTTCATTCAAGCGCCGTCGTCAATGAAGCTTCGGGGGATGCGATCGTTGGCGCCGCATCCATGTACAACCCGTTCCGGCCCGGATGCCGGGAGGGCGGCCCGAACACCGCCTCCGGCGAGCGTTATGATCCCTCTGTCTGGGCGGCTGCCATCAAAACGAACTTGCGTCAGAAATTTGGTGGGGTCCAATATGGCGCGAGGCCGAAGTATGCCCTCGTTGAGGCTGTAGGCAAGAAGGTCATCGTCAAGATAAATGACGTGGGGCCGCTAGTGCCTGGCCGCATCATTGACCTCAATGAGCGGACGATGCGCTATTTCGATCCAACGCTGCAGCTCGGGGTGATTTATCGCGTAAGCGTTAAGCCGCTTTTCGGCGACTATTGGGTCCCCGGACCGGTTGGCTGA
- a CDS encoding phosphoribosylanthranilate isomerase, which produces MLTQIYEISTADEARSISSLGIDHAGVLVGDGQFPRELPLAAAKKVARAILAPTKFSALFLTANTRMIEAWALKLRPSIIHLGASADLLSPADVTALKRRLPTIQIMRSVPVTGEESIGIAQSYDGIADFILLDSYRALDNQIGALGVIHDWRISRRIVELVRVPVILAGGLGPDNVRDAIRAVGPAGVDSKTRTDREGSHAKDIDLVRRFREAALSEI; this is translated from the coding sequence GTGCTCACACAAATATACGAAATCTCAACGGCTGACGAAGCTCGCTCGATTTCGTCTTTGGGAATAGATCATGCCGGCGTCCTCGTCGGGGATGGACAATTTCCGCGCGAGTTGCCTCTCGCGGCAGCAAAGAAAGTGGCTCGAGCAATATTAGCGCCGACCAAGTTTTCCGCCCTCTTCCTCACAGCAAACACCCGCATGATTGAGGCGTGGGCTCTTAAGCTCCGGCCTTCGATCATTCACCTTGGGGCCAGCGCTGACCTCCTTTCGCCAGCGGATGTTACAGCGCTCAAGCGCAGGCTGCCGACAATCCAAATCATGCGGAGCGTGCCCGTGACCGGTGAGGAAAGCATCGGTATTGCGCAGAGTTATGACGGTATCGCGGACTTCATCCTGCTGGATAGCTACCGCGCGCTCGACAATCAAATCGGGGCGCTCGGTGTCATACATGACTGGCGCATCAGCCGCCGCATCGTTGAGTTGGTTCGCGTGCCGGTGATCCTGGCAGGCGGCCTCGGACCCGACAACGTCCGAGATGCAATCCGCGCGGTCGGGCCTGCCGGGGTCGACTCCAAGACAAGAACGGATCGTGAGGGATCGCATGCCAAGGACATCGATCTGGTCCGTCGCTTTCGGGAAGCTGCTCTGTCCGAAATCTGA
- a CDS encoding LLM class flavin-dependent oxidoreductase gives MKKEIRLNAFAMNCVAHQSPGLWTHPRDRTSEYNRLPYWLDLARTLERGRFDGLFLADVLGVYDVYGGGPEAALRNATQTPANEPLLLISAMAAATKHLGFGVTSNLSFEPPYPFARRMSTLDHLTEGRIGWNVVTGYLDSAARGAGKDKQTAHDDRYDIADEYMEVVYKLWEGSWEDDAAIRDRARGIFADPAKVHRVLHEGANYRLDAIHLSEPSPQRTPVLYQAGTSPRGRQFAAQHAECVFMSGPSAKVIAPRVAGIRELAAKAGRNPAEILMFSMFTVILGRSEAEAKAKYEDYRKHISAEGALALMAGWTGVDFSTYALDQEVRHVTNDAGRSAMDNITRADPDRVWTVREVAEHVGIGGIGPVVVGTPEKVADAIEAWFEATDVDGLNMPFAVSPGDFEDIADMLVPELTRRGRYKTEYAQGTLREKLFGAGRARLSAPHPAAQYRVKAKAPR, from the coding sequence ATGAAGAAGGAAATCCGGCTCAACGCCTTTGCCATGAACTGCGTGGCGCACCAGTCGCCGGGGCTGTGGACGCATCCGCGCGACCGCACCAGTGAATACAACCGCCTGCCCTACTGGCTTGATCTGGCAAGGACGCTGGAGCGCGGCCGCTTCGACGGGCTTTTCCTTGCCGACGTGCTCGGCGTCTATGACGTCTATGGCGGCGGCCCCGAGGCCGCGCTGCGCAACGCGACGCAGACGCCGGCCAACGAGCCGCTGCTCCTGATCTCGGCGATGGCCGCGGCCACGAAGCATCTCGGCTTCGGCGTCACCTCCAATCTCTCCTTCGAGCCGCCCTATCCGTTCGCGCGGCGGATGTCGACGCTGGATCACCTCACCGAGGGGCGGATCGGCTGGAACGTCGTCACCGGCTATCTCGACAGCGCCGCGCGCGGCGCTGGCAAGGACAAGCAGACCGCCCATGACGATCGCTACGACATCGCGGACGAATATATGGAGGTGGTCTACAAGCTCTGGGAAGGAAGCTGGGAGGATGACGCCGCGATCCGCGACCGCGCCCGCGGCATCTTCGCCGATCCTGCAAAGGTGCATCGCGTCCTGCACGAGGGCGCGAACTACCGGCTCGACGCCATTCATCTGAGCGAGCCATCGCCGCAGCGCACGCCGGTGCTGTACCAGGCCGGCACCTCGCCGCGCGGAAGGCAGTTCGCGGCGCAACACGCCGAATGCGTGTTCATGTCGGGCCCGTCGGCGAAGGTGATCGCGCCGCGCGTCGCCGGAATTCGCGAGCTTGCCGCGAAGGCCGGCCGCAACCCGGCCGAGATCCTGATGTTTTCCATGTTCACGGTGATCCTCGGGCGCAGCGAAGCCGAAGCCAAGGCGAAATATGAGGACTATCGCAAGCACATCAGCGCGGAAGGCGCGCTGGCGCTGATGGCGGGCTGGACCGGCGTCGATTTCTCGACCTACGCGCTCGACCAGGAGGTGCGTCATGTGACGAACGATGCCGGGCGCTCGGCGATGGACAACATCACCCGCGCCGATCCGGACCGGGTGTGGACGGTGCGCGAGGTCGCCGAGCATGTCGGGATCGGCGGCATCGGGCCTGTGGTCGTCGGCACGCCGGAGAAGGTCGCGGATGCGATCGAGGCCTGGTTCGAGGCGACCGATGTCGACGGCCTCAACATGCCGTTTGCGGTCTCGCCCGGCGACTTCGAGGATATCGCGGACATGCTGGTGCCGGAATTGACCAGGCGCGGCCGCTACAAGACGGAATATGCGCAGGGCACCTTGCGCGAAAAACTGTTCGGCGCGGGACGCGCCCGGCTGTCCGCGCCGCATCCGGCGGCGCAATATCGGGTGAAGGCGAAGGCGCCAAGGTAG
- a CDS encoding carboxymuconolactone decarboxylase family protein, with product MKTALRIAAMSILLAGSAMALTSERMAQIPLDKMTPDQRSVADAIMSGPRKSMNGPFNAWLRSPKLADRLQKVGEYIRFDTSLDKRVNEMAIIMTAQYWGSQYEWYAHAPLAIKAGLDPTIVAAIGAGRKPDNMKDDEAIVWEFTTQLRRDHGVDEAIYQKAVDKFGEQGVMDLVAVNGYYDVVSMTLNVAHVLPPQGSELPFRQAGR from the coding sequence ATGAAAACCGCGCTGCGCATCGCTGCGATGTCCATTCTGCTTGCGGGTTCGGCGATGGCGCTGACGAGCGAGCGCATGGCGCAGATCCCGCTGGACAAGATGACGCCGGACCAGCGCAGCGTCGCTGACGCCATCATGTCCGGCCCCCGCAAGTCGATGAACGGGCCGTTCAACGCCTGGCTGCGCAGCCCGAAACTTGCCGACCGCCTGCAGAAGGTCGGCGAATATATCCGCTTCGACACCTCGCTCGACAAGCGCGTCAACGAGATGGCGATCATCATGACCGCCCAATATTGGGGCTCGCAATATGAGTGGTACGCGCACGCGCCGCTCGCGATCAAGGCGGGCCTCGATCCGACAATCGTCGCCGCGATCGGCGCCGGGCGGAAACCGGACAACATGAAGGACGACGAGGCGATCGTGTGGGAATTCACCACGCAACTGCGCCGCGACCACGGCGTCGACGAGGCGATCTACCAGAAGGCGGTGGACAAATTCGGCGAGCAGGGCGTGATGGACCTGGTCGCGGTCAACGGCTACTACGACGTCGTCTCGATGACCCTGAACGTCGCTCATGTGCTGCCGCCGCAGGGCTCCGAACTGCCGTTCAGGCAGGCCGGCCGATAG
- a CDS encoding M20 family metallopeptidase has product MSRADAIAEAQEALRSGEFLGELGRRVAYRTESQNAERAGALRAYLEQELKPAFTELGFGSRVVESPSGKAPFLIAERIESEGVPTVLMYGHGDVVDGMAGEWRDNLDPFKLTPKGNRVYGRGTADNKGQHSINLAALRAVRKARGGRLGFNAKFIIEMGEEIGSPDLNAVCGALRQELAADLFLGSDGPRLAAERPTIFLGCRGGLRIHLDVTLREGAHHSGNWGGVLANPATILANAIATLVDGRGRLKLEALKPPRLSNQIRATLADVKVEPSEGEPELAENWGEEGLSAAERLYAWNTLEVLAMSSGNIEKPANAIPGHARAVLQLRFVVGTRVEQAVKAVRAHLDAHGFPMVAVKATQSFAASRTDFDSPWIRWAADSVRQTTGKAPAVLPNFGGSLPNDVFSDTLKLPTIWVPHSYPGCSQHAPDEHILLDVTEEALGIMAGLFWDLGEMKRPR; this is encoded by the coding sequence ATGAGCAGGGCGGATGCGATTGCCGAGGCGCAAGAGGCGCTTCGATCCGGCGAATTCCTCGGGGAACTCGGGCGCCGGGTCGCCTACCGGACCGAAAGCCAGAATGCCGAGCGCGCCGGCGCGCTGCGCGCCTATCTCGAGCAAGAGCTGAAGCCCGCTTTCACCGAACTCGGCTTTGGCAGCCGTGTGGTCGAATCCCCGAGCGGCAAGGCGCCCTTCCTCATTGCCGAGCGCATTGAAAGCGAGGGCGTGCCGACGGTCCTGATGTACGGCCATGGCGACGTCGTCGACGGCATGGCCGGCGAATGGCGCGACAACCTCGATCCCTTCAAGCTGACGCCGAAGGGAAACCGCGTCTATGGCCGCGGCACCGCCGACAACAAGGGCCAGCACTCGATCAACCTCGCAGCGCTGCGCGCGGTCAGGAAGGCGCGTGGCGGCCGGCTCGGCTTCAACGCCAAATTCATCATCGAGATGGGGGAGGAGATCGGCTCGCCCGACCTCAACGCGGTCTGCGGCGCGCTGCGCCAGGAGCTCGCCGCCGACCTGTTCCTCGGCTCCGACGGGCCGCGGCTTGCGGCCGAGCGGCCGACCATCTTTCTCGGCTGCCGCGGCGGCTTGCGGATCCATCTCGACGTGACCTTGCGCGAGGGCGCGCATCATTCCGGCAATTGGGGCGGCGTGCTCGCCAATCCCGCGACCATTCTGGCGAACGCGATCGCAACCCTGGTCGACGGCCGCGGCCGCCTCAAGCTCGAGGCGTTGAAGCCGCCGAGGCTTTCGAACCAGATCAGGGCCACCCTTGCCGACGTGAAGGTCGAGCCCTCGGAAGGCGAGCCGGAGCTGGCGGAGAACTGGGGCGAGGAGGGCCTCTCCGCCGCCGAGCGGCTCTATGCCTGGAACACGCTCGAAGTGCTGGCGATGTCGTCAGGCAACATCGAAAAGCCCGCCAACGCCATTCCGGGTCATGCGCGGGCCGTGTTGCAGCTGCGCTTCGTGGTCGGCACCAGGGTCGAGCAGGCCGTCAAGGCCGTGCGCGCGCATCTCGATGCGCACGGCTTTCCGATGGTCGCGGTCAAGGCGACGCAAAGCTTTGCCGCCTCGCGCACCGATTTCGACAGCCCCTGGATCCGATGGGCGGCGGACTCGGTCCGGCAGACCACGGGGAAGGCGCCGGCGGTGCTGCCGAACTTCGGCGGCTCGCTGCCCAACGACGTGTTCTCCGACACGCTCAAGCTGCCGACGATCTGGGTGCCGCATTCCTATCCGGGCTGCTCGCAGCATGCACCCGACGAGCACATCCTGCTTGATGTCACCGAGGAGGCGCTCGGCATCATGGCCGGGCTGTTCTGGGATCTCGGCGAGATGAAGCGGCCGCGCTAG
- a CDS encoding MFS transporter has protein sequence MAISAQAESSVVHEGGRKNVARLIVATSLGNALEWFDISVYGYFAVYVSKAFFPANDPTTSLLLTFGTFGLSFLIRPIGGVMLGAYADRHGRKASLMVSIAMMTVGTLAVALMPTYASIGVLAPIAVIVARLVQGFSAGGEFGSSTAFLVEHMPGRRGFVASWQFASQGVSGLLGSGFGALLTMMMAPADLEAWGWRIPFLFGVLIGPVGLYIRNHVEDATAPPAAKGDSPVREVLLRQKLRVILAIGALAISTAVNYLIVYMPTYVVKTLNLPPTVGFVAAFASGVSVTLLTPLAGIVSDRVGRTTHMIAIAIVLLVTLFPVFLLLTGHPTPTIIVLAVLLLGTLKALYFGPLAALMSELFPPATRATGLGLSYNIGVTLFGGMGPATMTWLGGFALIGELAPGYYLTAVCVLSLWALVAIRLRRADADG, from the coding sequence ATGGCGATCTCCGCGCAGGCCGAGTCATCTGTAGTCCACGAGGGAGGGCGCAAGAACGTCGCCCGGCTGATCGTCGCGACCTCGCTCGGCAACGCGCTCGAATGGTTCGACATCTCGGTCTACGGCTATTTCGCGGTCTACGTCTCCAAGGCGTTCTTCCCGGCGAACGATCCGACCACGTCGCTGCTCCTGACCTTCGGCACCTTCGGGCTTTCCTTCCTGATCCGGCCGATCGGCGGCGTCATGTTGGGAGCCTACGCCGATCGCCACGGCCGCAAGGCCTCGCTGATGGTCTCGATCGCGATGATGACCGTGGGGACACTGGCGGTCGCGCTGATGCCGACCTATGCCAGCATCGGCGTGCTAGCGCCGATCGCGGTCATCGTCGCCCGCCTGGTGCAGGGCTTTTCGGCCGGCGGGGAGTTCGGCTCGTCGACCGCGTTCCTGGTTGAGCACATGCCGGGGCGGCGCGGCTTTGTCGCGAGCTGGCAGTTCGCGAGCCAGGGCGTGAGCGGTCTGCTCGGCTCGGGGTTCGGCGCGCTGCTCACGATGATGATGGCGCCCGCCGATCTGGAAGCCTGGGGCTGGCGCATTCCATTTTTGTTCGGCGTCCTGATCGGGCCGGTCGGCCTCTACATCCGCAACCATGTCGAGGACGCCACCGCGCCGCCGGCGGCCAAAGGGGACTCGCCGGTGCGCGAGGTTCTCCTGCGGCAGAAGTTGCGCGTGATCCTTGCGATCGGCGCGCTCGCGATCTCGACCGCCGTGAACTACCTGATCGTCTACATGCCGACCTATGTGGTGAAGACGCTCAACTTGCCGCCCACGGTCGGTTTCGTCGCCGCCTTCGCGTCCGGGGTATCCGTCACGCTGCTGACACCGCTTGCCGGCATCGTCTCCGATCGTGTCGGGCGCACGACGCACATGATCGCGATCGCCATTGTGCTGCTGGTCACGCTGTTCCCGGTGTTCCTGCTGCTGACAGGCCATCCGACGCCGACCATCATCGTGCTCGCGGTGCTGCTGCTCGGCACGCTGAAGGCGCTCTATTTCGGGCCGCTGGCGGCGCTGATGTCGGAACTGTTTCCGCCGGCGACGCGCGCCACCGGGCTCGGCCTCAGTTACAACATCGGCGTCACCCTGTTCGGCGGCATGGGGCCGGCGACCATGACATGGCTCGGTGGCTTCGCCCTGATCGGGGAGCTGGCGCCGGGCTATTACCTGACCGCGGTCTGCGTCCTGAGCCTGTGGGCGCTGGTGGCGATCCGCCTGCGCAGGGCGGACGCGGACGGCTGA
- a CDS encoding alpha/beta hydrolase, with the protein MSGAIEPIVGRYLHVDIGGEAHRIYFEENGAGIPLLCLHTAGSDGRQWRHLLVDAEFAKSFRIIAFDLPWHGKSNPPASWEDGEYRLTTARYTEIILAFCSALSLDKPVVMGCSIGGRIVLNLAIAHAAKFRALIGLEAADFQTPWYDTAWLNRPDIHGGEVCAALVSGLMAPQSPQASREETLWTYRQSGPGVFKGDLYFYRVDGDLRDHVATIDTARCPLYLLTGEYDFSCTPDDTTRTAASIPGARVTIMEKLGHFPMSENPEQFRRYIAPVLTEIAKQSISSRQGVNA; encoded by the coding sequence ATGAGCGGCGCGATCGAGCCGATCGTCGGCCGGTATCTCCATGTCGATATCGGCGGGGAGGCGCATCGCATCTATTTCGAGGAGAACGGCGCGGGCATCCCGCTGCTCTGCCTGCACACCGCGGGCTCGGACGGAAGGCAGTGGCGCCATCTGCTCGTCGATGCCGAATTCGCGAAGAGCTTTCGTATCATCGCCTTCGATCTGCCCTGGCACGGCAAGTCCAATCCGCCTGCAAGCTGGGAGGACGGGGAATACCGGCTCACCACCGCGCGCTACACCGAGATCATTCTGGCGTTCTGCAGCGCCTTGAGCCTCGACAAGCCCGTGGTGATGGGCTGCTCGATCGGCGGTCGTATCGTGCTCAACCTCGCGATCGCGCATGCGGCGAAATTCCGCGCGCTGATCGGGCTCGAGGCCGCCGATTTCCAGACGCCGTGGTACGACACCGCCTGGCTCAACCGTCCCGACATCCACGGCGGCGAGGTCTGTGCCGCGCTGGTTTCCGGGCTGATGGCGCCGCAGAGCCCGCAAGCCTCGCGCGAGGAGACGCTGTGGACCTACAGGCAGAGCGGGCCCGGCGTCTTCAAGGGCGACCTTTATTTCTACCGCGTCGACGGCGATCTGCGCGATCACGTCGCGACGATCGACACCGCCCGCTGCCCGCTTTATCTCCTGACCGGCGAATACGACTTTTCCTGCACGCCTGACGACACGACGCGCACCGCGGCGTCGATTCCAGGCGCACGCGTCACCATCATGGAAAAGCTCGGGCATTTTCCGATGAGCGAGAACCCGGAGCAGTTCCGCCGCTACATCGCGCCGGTGCTGACCGAGATAGCGAAACAATCGATTTCTTCCAGGCAAGGAGTAAACGCATGA